In Streptococcus oralis, a single window of DNA contains:
- a CDS encoding type VII secretion protein EssA, which translates to MKKIKKYLLILCIVFPVLVYADDGSLKLDTDIITNSTQDTVKNRIESKYAPNLFLNRTQKVVDQRTQTTKELLQGAEQTIFTDSENHSIYRLETTGVKTSLFNQYTVEEKPSFKQSDYSIFKDWMGSVLTSFFLLFMVFLGIYLGRKWHGLRKNKVNSRV; encoded by the coding sequence ATGAAGAAAATTAAAAAGTACCTATTAATTCTTTGTATCGTATTTCCTGTGCTAGTTTATGCAGACGATGGTAGCTTAAAACTTGATACAGATATCATTACAAATAGTACACAGGACACGGTCAAAAATAGGATAGAATCCAAATATGCTCCAAATTTATTTTTAAATCGTACCCAAAAGGTTGTGGACCAGAGAACTCAAACAACAAAAGAACTTTTACAGGGGGCAGAGCAGACTATATTTACCGATAGTGAAAATCATTCTATTTATCGTTTAGAAACTACTGGCGTTAAAACATCATTGTTTAATCAATACACTGTAGAGGAGAAACCCTCTTTTAAACAAAGTGACTATTCAATTTTTAAGGATTGGATGGGAAGTGTATTGACAAGTTTTTTCTTGTTGTTTATGGTTTTTTTGGGTATCTATTTAGGAAGGAAATGGCATGGATTACGGAAAAATAAAGTTAACTCTAGAGTATAG
- a CDS encoding WXG100 family type VII secretion target — translation MSSISLTPEQLQSQAAIYLSAKDQIEQAVQTVNRTNGEMASQWKGQAFNAYLEQYNQLYTHVQKFEELLVSINQQLNNYAQTVAERDQQDAQSFGL, via the coding sequence ATGTCATCAATTAGTTTGACTCCAGAACAGTTACAATCTCAGGCGGCTATTTATCTTAGCGCTAAAGATCAAATTGAACAAGCGGTACAAACCGTTAATCGCACAAATGGAGAAATGGCATCACAATGGAAAGGGCAAGCATTTAATGCTTACCTTGAGCAATACAACCAGTTGTATACACATGTTCAAAAATTCGAGGAGCTTCTAGTGAGCATCAACCAACAATTGAACAACTATGCTCAAACAGTAGCTGAACGTGACCAACAAGATGCACAAAGCTTTGGTTTGTAG